The Acinetobacter sp. GSS19 genome includes a region encoding these proteins:
- a CDS encoding PhzF family phenazine biosynthesis protein: MKMYQVDAFTRNLFQGNPAAVLITPEWLDESLMQNIAMENNLSETAFVKIIDAENYAIRWFTPTNEVDFCGHATLASSFVLFQDYTTVSQIHFHVADLGVFHITQVQDGKIQMNFPVRMPYRVEDYPKALTQALGLDHLVEVYTNSQAFIVLCEDAETVEQLQPDMRLIEQIGQDYARSVAVTAPGRAAYDCVSRYFAPHQGIPEDPVTGSLHTGIAALWAEKLQKPRILAYQASKRGGELECCLQADGRIEISGYAKMYMRAELLL; encoded by the coding sequence ATGAAGATGTATCAGGTTGATGCGTTTACCCGCAATCTGTTTCAGGGCAATCCTGCCGCCGTGTTGATCACGCCAGAATGGCTGGACGAATCTTTGATGCAGAACATTGCGATGGAAAATAACCTTTCCGAAACGGCTTTTGTCAAAATCATTGATGCTGAAAACTATGCCATTCGCTGGTTCACACCGACCAATGAAGTCGATTTTTGTGGGCATGCCACTTTGGCCAGCAGTTTTGTACTGTTTCAAGACTATACCACTGTGTCTCAGATCCATTTTCATGTGGCTGACTTGGGCGTGTTTCATATTACGCAAGTGCAGGACGGCAAGATCCAGATGAATTTTCCGGTACGTATGCCGTATCGTGTGGAAGATTATCCCAAAGCCTTGACGCAAGCGCTGGGACTGGATCATCTCGTTGAAGTGTATACAAACAGTCAGGCCTTTATTGTGTTGTGTGAGGATGCCGAAACCGTAGAACAGCTACAGCCGGACATGCGCTTGATCGAACAGATTGGCCAAGACTATGCACGCAGTGTAGCTGTCACTGCACCTGGCCGGGCTGCTTATGACTGTGTCAGCCGTTATTTTGCTCCGCATCAGGGGATTCCTGAAGATCCGGTCACTGGCTCGTTGCATACCGGTATCGCTGCACTATGGGCGGAAAAGTTGCAGAAGCCGCGTATTCTGGCTTATCAGGCATCCAAACGTGGTGGTGAGTTGGAGTGTTGTTTACAGGCCGATGGACGTATCGAAATTTCTGGCTATGCCAAAATGTATATGCGCGCCGAGTTGCTGTTATAA
- a CDS encoding flavin reductase family protein, whose translation MFAHLQPVELEKSYRLINHGPTVLVSAQYQDERDVMAASWACAVEFSPAKVSVVLDKSCKTRSLIEQSGYFALQVATLKQLEILYHLGTHSLYDLPDKLKQSGVRLFQFEGFEHIPVVQDCSAWLLCQLIPEPHNQQNHDLFMGRVVAAFADDRVFHHGHWHFQDAAPEWRSLHHVAGGHFYTIGEPVSAKNAVTR comes from the coding sequence ATGTTTGCCCATCTACAGCCGGTTGAACTCGAAAAATCATATCGTTTAATCAATCACGGACCGACTGTTCTTGTGTCTGCACAGTATCAGGATGAACGTGATGTAATGGCAGCATCTTGGGCCTGTGCCGTCGAATTTTCTCCAGCCAAAGTCAGCGTGGTACTGGATAAAAGCTGCAAAACCCGCAGCCTGATTGAACAGTCCGGTTACTTTGCCTTGCAAGTAGCGACCTTAAAACAGCTGGAGATACTGTACCATTTGGGAACGCACAGCTTGTATGATCTTCCCGACAAACTCAAGCAGAGTGGAGTCCGTTTATTCCAGTTTGAAGGCTTCGAGCACATTCCAGTCGTGCAGGATTGCTCGGCTTGGCTGTTATGTCAACTGATTCCTGAACCGCACAACCAGCAAAACCACGATCTGTTTATGGGTCGTGTGGTGGCAGCTTTTGCGGATGACCGGGTGTTCCATCATGGACACTGGCATTTTCAGGATGCCGCGCCGGAATGGCGCAGCCTGCATCATGTCGCGGGTGGACATTTTTATACGATTGGTGAACCTGTCAGCGCCAAAAATGCAGTCACACGCTGA
- the icd gene encoding NADP-dependent isocitrate dehydrogenase, with translation MGYQKIVVPADGEKITVNADLSLNVPNHPIIPFIEGDGIGVDITPAMKAVVDAAVLKAYGSKRSIEWMEVYCGEKANTIYGSYMPEETFEALREFVVSIKGPLTTPVGGGIRSLNVALRQELDLYVCVRPVRWFEGVPSPVQHPELTDMVIFRENSEDIYAGIEWKADSEEAKKVIKFLKEEMGVTKIRFEENCGIGIKPVSKEGTQRLVRKAIQFAIDNDKPSVTLVHKGNIMKYTEGAFKEWGYEIALERFGGELLDGGPWVKIKNPKTGKDIIIKDVIADAFLQQILMRPADYSVIATLNLNGDYISDALAAEVGGIGIAPGANIGGAIAMYEATHGTAPKYAGQDKVNPGSIILSAEMMLRDMGWTEAADLIIKGISGAIAAKTVTYDFERLMPDATLLRCSEFGQAIINNME, from the coding sequence ATGGGTTATCAGAAGATCGTAGTACCAGCGGACGGTGAAAAAATTACAGTAAACGCTGACTTATCCCTTAATGTACCCAACCATCCAATCATCCCGTTCATTGAAGGCGATGGGATTGGTGTTGATATTACACCAGCAATGAAGGCTGTTGTCGATGCAGCCGTGTTGAAAGCCTATGGTAGCAAACGTTCGATCGAATGGATGGAAGTATATTGCGGTGAAAAAGCAAATACCATCTATGGCAGCTATATGCCGGAAGAAACATTTGAGGCTCTGCGTGAATTTGTGGTTTCGATCAAGGGGCCTTTAACCACGCCAGTCGGTGGCGGGATCCGTTCTCTGAACGTGGCGTTGCGTCAAGAATTGGATCTTTATGTCTGTGTACGTCCGGTGCGCTGGTTTGAGGGCGTACCTTCACCGGTGCAGCATCCCGAATTGACCGACATGGTGATTTTCCGTGAAAACTCGGAAGATATCTATGCTGGGATTGAATGGAAAGCGGATTCTGAAGAAGCGAAAAAAGTCATCAAATTTTTAAAAGAAGAAATGGGTGTCACCAAGATCCGTTTTGAAGAGAACTGCGGCATTGGCATTAAGCCGGTCTCGAAAGAAGGCACGCAGCGTCTGGTGCGTAAAGCCATCCAGTTCGCAATCGACAATGACAAGCCTTCTGTAACCTTGGTGCACAAAGGCAACATCATGAAGTACACCGAAGGAGCCTTTAAAGAGTGGGGTTATGAAATCGCACTGGAACGTTTTGGTGGCGAGCTGCTTGATGGTGGTCCCTGGGTCAAGATTAAAAATCCTAAAACCGGCAAGGACATTATCATTAAAGATGTGATCGCAGATGCCTTTTTGCAGCAAATCCTGATGCGTCCGGCGGATTACTCAGTGATTGCCACACTGAACCTGAACGGTGACTATATTTCCGATGCACTCGCGGCTGAAGTTGGCGGGATCGGGATTGCACCCGGTGCCAATATTGGCGGGGCTATCGCCATGTATGAAGCCACGCACGGTACTGCACCAAAATATGCGGGGCAGGACAAGGTCAACCCGGGTTCGATCATCCTGTCTGCGGAAATGATGCTGCGTGACATGGGCTGGACCGAAGCAGCGGATTTGATCATCAAAGGGATATCGGGAGCGATTGCAGCAAAAACCGTGACCTATGACTTTGAACGTCTGATGCCAGATGCAACCTTGTTGCGTTGTTCCGAATTTGGCCAGGCGATTATCAACAATATGGAATAA
- a CDS encoding pseudouridine synthase yields the protein MKIVLFNKPFDVMSQFREDEKHLTLSHFIHDPDLRIAGRLDLDSEGLMFLTDHGGLNQFITNPASKKYKTYLAQVEGEITEEALEQLRKGIELNDGMTLPARAHKVDEPTWLWERHPPVRYRASVPTSWVEIQICEGRNRQVRRMTATVGFPTLRLIRTKIGSIDLVQMGLQPGEQKEIEPLLYPDFKDVPAEQPYRSRSYVKKPGGTGGKPLHQKKTKEGEKKKPSGTKRIWQMDESEKPRRKTNGTTRPNTKSRGRRPR from the coding sequence ATGAAAATCGTTCTATTTAACAAGCCCTTCGACGTCATGTCGCAATTTCGTGAAGATGAAAAGCATTTGACGCTCTCGCATTTTATTCACGATCCTGACTTGCGTATTGCCGGTCGTCTGGATTTGGATTCAGAAGGATTAATGTTTTTAACGGATCACGGCGGACTGAATCAGTTTATTACCAATCCGGCCAGCAAAAAATACAAGACCTATCTGGCTCAGGTCGAAGGTGAAATTACCGAAGAAGCTCTTGAGCAGTTGCGCAAAGGGATTGAACTCAATGATGGTATGACCCTGCCTGCACGCGCGCACAAAGTGGATGAGCCGACCTGGTTATGGGAACGTCATCCACCTGTACGCTACCGTGCCAGCGTGCCAACCTCTTGGGTGGAAATCCAGATTTGTGAAGGTCGTAACCGCCAAGTGCGCCGCATGACAGCTACTGTCGGCTTCCCGACTTTACGACTGATCCGCACCAAAATCGGTTCCATCGATTTGGTGCAAATGGGATTGCAACCTGGTGAGCAGAAAGAAATTGAACCTCTACTTTACCCAGACTTTAAAGATGTGCCAGCAGAACAGCCCTATCGCTCGCGTTCTTACGTGAAAAAACCGGGCGGTACTGGTGGAAAACCACTGCATCAAAAGAAAACCAAAGAAGGTGAAAAGAAAAAACCATCTGGCACCAAGCGCATCTGGCAGATGGATGAAAGCGAAAAACCGCGTCGCAAGACCAACGGTACGACCCGTCCCAACACCAAAAGTCGCGGCCGTCGTCCTCGCTAA
- a CDS encoding heavy metal sensor histidine kinase codes for MKFWRNLSLIARLSWIFGLICCVVFGCIGVLSYQQMQRIVAEQQDQALKARLERIELFLQDQQSFQILIVHPELYENMLGQEDNLLMLRNAQQTLISINPLQIQLPPLPTSPEIIYLNNQPHNATTRLAYKTVLFQQQPYLLLAGKQLDEGDQILNAYLGRLVLLSLLGTVLATLLARWAGQYLLRSLNALVLQTQMIHHPERGELLDIASSTLEVEQLRLAMNEMLVKIQASYEQLARFSEDIAHELRTPLNNLMGQTQIMLMQPRQTQELEQLLDSHLEEYERLKHMIDNMLFIARAEQSTVPLERVPFHVASVVAEVVEYFAFLAEERQMQIDVQITPDLQLSAHPDLFKRALSNLLMNAIDYGPWGGKILLCAQQSETDIHVEVLTEGITIPENHLAHLFERFYQVDRSRHSKAQTGGLGLAIVASIMQLHHGQATVMNQAQGVIFRLTFPKTV; via the coding sequence ATGAAGTTTTGGCGAAATTTAAGTTTAATTGCACGGCTCAGCTGGATCTTTGGCCTGATTTGCTGTGTGGTGTTTGGCTGTATCGGTGTGTTGTCTTACCAGCAGATGCAGCGCATCGTGGCTGAACAGCAGGATCAGGCTTTAAAAGCACGACTGGAACGGATTGAGCTGTTTTTACAAGACCAGCAAAGCTTCCAGATCTTAATTGTGCATCCTGAACTGTATGAAAATATGTTGGGGCAGGAAGATAATCTGTTGATGCTGAGAAATGCACAGCAGACCCTGATCTCGATCAATCCCTTACAAATTCAATTACCACCTTTGCCTACAAGTCCAGAAATCATTTACCTGAATAATCAACCGCACAATGCTACGACCCGGCTGGCCTATAAAACCGTGTTATTCCAGCAACAGCCCTATCTGCTGTTGGCAGGTAAACAGCTGGATGAAGGCGATCAGATCCTGAATGCTTATTTGGGTCGGCTGGTACTATTGAGTCTGTTGGGTACTGTCTTGGCCACATTACTGGCACGCTGGGCAGGGCAATATTTGTTGCGCTCGCTGAATGCGCTGGTGCTACAAACGCAAATGATTCATCATCCCGAACGTGGTGAGCTGCTGGATATCGCCAGTTCGACATTGGAAGTGGAACAGTTACGTCTGGCCATGAACGAAATGCTGGTAAAAATTCAGGCCAGTTATGAACAGTTGGCGCGTTTTTCCGAAGATATTGCCCATGAATTGCGTACCCCCTTGAACAACCTGATGGGACAAACTCAGATTATGCTGATGCAGCCGCGGCAAACGCAGGAGCTGGAACAGCTGTTAGATTCGCATCTGGAAGAATATGAACGCCTCAAACACATGATTGATAACATGCTGTTTATTGCGCGTGCTGAACAGAGCACTGTGCCGCTAGAGCGGGTGCCGTTTCATGTCGCAAGCGTGGTTGCGGAGGTGGTGGAGTATTTTGCCTTTCTGGCTGAAGAGCGTCAGATGCAGATTGATGTCCAGATCACCCCGGATTTACAACTCAGCGCCCATCCCGATCTTTTCAAGCGAGCCTTATCCAACCTGTTGATGAATGCCATTGATTATGGCCCATGGGGCGGAAAAATCCTGCTGTGCGCACAGCAGAGTGAAACAGACATTCACGTTGAGGTGCTGACCGAAGGCATTACGATTCCGGAAAACCATCTCGCGCATCTCTTTGAACGTTTTTACCAGGTGGATCGTAGTCGGCACAGCAAAGCGCAGACGGGAGGCTTAGGGCTGGCGATTGTGGCTTCGATTATGCAGTTACATCACGGTCAGGCGACCGTGATGAACCAAGCACAAGGTGTGATATTTCGCTTAACATTTCCCAAGACGGTGTAA
- a CDS encoding heavy metal response regulator transcription factor, with translation MHILIVEDEAKIASFLAKGLTESGYFCSLAQDGVHALLCLKEYHFDLVILDVMLPELDGWQVLRTLRTFTKVPVLMLTAKDHVLDRVKGLELGADDYLVKPFSYIELLARVKSLLRRSGQMENESYQVANLCLHRVQHTVHRDQIKIELTQKEFALLQLLMQHRGEVLTRAQIASSVWNINFDTDTNVVDVAIRRLRGKIDDHFQPKLIHTIRGLGYKLDVLP, from the coding sequence ATGCATATTTTAATTGTTGAAGATGAAGCCAAAATTGCCAGTTTTCTGGCCAAAGGCTTAACAGAGTCCGGTTATTTCTGTTCGCTTGCGCAAGATGGTGTGCACGCTTTGCTTTGCCTAAAAGAATACCATTTTGATCTGGTGATTCTGGATGTGATGTTGCCTGAGCTAGATGGCTGGCAGGTTCTTAGAACCCTGAGAACTTTTACTAAAGTGCCTGTACTGATGCTGACCGCAAAAGATCATGTGCTGGATCGGGTGAAAGGACTGGAGCTAGGGGCGGATGATTATCTGGTCAAACCGTTTTCGTATATTGAATTGTTGGCCCGGGTTAAAAGTCTTTTGCGCCGTAGTGGGCAGATGGAAAACGAAAGCTATCAGGTCGCAAATTTGTGTTTGCATCGTGTGCAACATACGGTGCATCGTGACCAAATCAAGATTGAGCTGACCCAGAAAGAATTTGCCTTGTTACAGTTGCTGATGCAGCATCGTGGTGAGGTGCTGACCCGAGCACAAATCGCTTCATCGGTCTGGAATATTAATTTTGATACCGACACCAATGTGGTGGATGTCGCCATTCGCCGTTTGCGTGGCAAAATAGATGACCATTTTCAGCCGAAACTGATTCATACCATTCGCGGTCTGGGCTATAAACTGGATGTATTGCCATGA